In Thermotomaculum hydrothermale, a single genomic region encodes these proteins:
- a CDS encoding YifB family Mg chelatase-like AAA ATPase, with the protein MVTKVKSADLSGIYAYPVDVEVDLSGGLPSFNIVGLPDASVRESRDRIRSAIKNSRFDFPKSRITVNLAPADLKKESSRLDIAIALGMVIEQGKIKPVFPFDRCLFIGELSLDGSVRGVSGVLSTALYCKENSLKLFIPSENFCEANSVKGIEIYPYSSLLDLIAILTGEKENSNFVEECTDQEAKQDYEVLLEDIKGHIQPKRALIIACAGGHNMLMYGPPGSGKTMLAKAIPSILPEMNNRERIETTMIYSAGGRLREKGLIKIRPFRSPHHTISHVGLVGGGAKLLPGEVSYAHNGVLFLDEFPEFSRKTLEVLRQPMEDGVVTITRATGSVQFPAKFMLVAAMNPCPCGYYGSKERECICTPSKILNYRSRISGPILDRIDLIVNVPQIPLEKMREANLDNLTSKKAREMVSKAMEIQFKRNNCLNAYLNSKKIKQLCKLESDAEDLLLSAGKQNSFSSRTYTRVLKLARTIADLEGNEKIKVFHIAEALQFKLSDFLSENISYD; encoded by the coding sequence ATGGTTACAAAGGTTAAATCCGCCGATTTATCAGGAATTTACGCTTATCCGGTAGATGTGGAAGTTGATTTGTCAGGTGGATTGCCATCCTTCAACATTGTTGGCTTGCCTGATGCATCAGTCAGGGAAAGCCGCGACAGAATACGCTCTGCAATAAAAAACTCAAGGTTTGATTTCCCAAAATCAAGGATAACAGTTAACCTTGCCCCGGCAGACTTGAAAAAGGAAAGTTCAAGGCTTGATATTGCAATTGCCCTGGGAATGGTTATTGAGCAGGGGAAAATAAAGCCAGTTTTCCCCTTTGATAGATGCCTTTTTATAGGGGAATTGTCTTTAGATGGGTCTGTTAGAGGGGTAAGCGGTGTATTAAGCACAGCATTATACTGTAAAGAAAACAGTCTTAAACTCTTTATCCCTTCAGAAAACTTTTGCGAGGCAAATTCGGTTAAAGGGATTGAAATTTACCCCTATTCATCGCTTCTTGATTTAATTGCTATTTTAACCGGGGAAAAGGAAAACTCTAATTTTGTTGAAGAGTGCACAGACCAGGAAGCAAAACAGGATTACGAGGTTTTACTTGAGGATATAAAAGGGCATATACAGCCTAAAAGAGCTTTGATAATAGCCTGTGCAGGAGGGCATAATATGCTTATGTATGGCCCACCTGGGAGTGGTAAAACAATGCTTGCCAAGGCTATACCTTCAATTCTTCCTGAAATGAATAATAGAGAGAGAATAGAGACAACAATGATTTATTCAGCAGGGGGAAGGCTTAGGGAGAAAGGGCTTATAAAGATAAGGCCTTTCAGAAGCCCGCATCATACAATATCCCATGTTGGCCTTGTAGGTGGCGGTGCAAAATTATTGCCTGGGGAAGTATCCTACGCCCACAACGGGGTTTTGTTTTTAGACGAATTCCCTGAATTTTCAAGGAAAACACTTGAAGTTTTAAGGCAGCCAATGGAGGATGGGGTTGTAACAATTACAAGGGCCACTGGCTCTGTTCAATTTCCTGCAAAGTTTATGCTTGTTGCAGCAATGAACCCATGCCCCTGTGGGTATTACGGTTCAAAGGAGAGGGAGTGTATATGCACCCCTTCAAAGATTTTAAATTATAGAAGCAGAATTTCAGGCCCAATTCTTGACAGGATAGATTTAATTGTAAATGTCCCTCAAATTCCTCTTGAAAAGATGAGAGAGGCTAATCTTGACAATTTAACCTCAAAAAAGGCAAGGGAAATGGTTTCAAAGGCTATGGAAATTCAATTTAAGAGAAACAATTGCTTAAACGCATACCTTAATTCAAAGAAGATAAAACAACTTTGTAAATTAGAAAGCGATGCGGAAGACCTGCTTTTAAGCGCAGGCAAGCAAAATTCATTTTCTTCAAGAACCTATACAAGGGTTTTGAAGTTAGCAAGAACAATTGCAGATTTAGAAGGCAACGAAAAAATAAAGGTTTTCCATATTGCTGAGGCTTTGCAGTTTAAACTCTCCGACTTTCTTTCGGAAAATATATCGTATGATTGA
- a CDS encoding lipoate--protein ligase family protein, translated as MIDLEFYPFEYNSPQTNMKIDEFFLTKSKGFVFRLYGWKPYGVSIGFSQQKEKVCNVSYCEKNKIDIVKRITGGGAVYHKNDITYMISFPLEFYNDKTVLGIYRKNAEILMKIFTSLELNCQFAGKVKRELRREGMKNGIACFLLPSDFEILVNGKKIVGNALRVEKNRVLQHGSIAFDFDYEETAIVLNTQKERLKKRVISLKELLPSLTIQDYQEKCIECLKQFGFPLNFKTNCLPFKD; from the coding sequence ATGATTGATTTAGAATTTTACCCTTTTGAATACAATTCTCCACAAACAAATATGAAGATAGATGAATTTTTTTTAACAAAAAGCAAAGGATTTGTTTTCAGGCTTTACGGATGGAAGCCTTATGGAGTTTCTATTGGCTTTTCCCAGCAAAAAGAAAAGGTGTGCAATGTTTCTTACTGTGAAAAAAACAAGATAGATATTGTAAAAAGAATTACAGGTGGTGGTGCTGTTTACCACAAAAACGACATAACCTATATGATTTCATTCCCCCTTGAATTTTATAATGATAAAACCGTATTAGGCATCTATAGAAAAAATGCTGAAATATTAATGAAAATATTTACATCTTTAGAATTAAACTGTCAATTTGCTGGAAAGGTTAAAAGAGAGCTGAGAAGGGAAGGGATGAAAAATGGAATTGCCTGTTTTCTCCTTCCTTCAGATTTTGAAATACTTGTTAACGGCAAAAAAATTGTGGGAAACGCTTTGAGGGTAGAAAAAAACAGGGTTTTGCAGCACGGTTCAATAGCCTTTGATTTTGATTATGAGGAGACTGCTATTGTTTTAAATACACAAAAAGAAAGATTAAAAAAAAGGGTAATTTCTTTAAAAGAGCTATTACCTTCTTTGACAATTCAGGATTATCAGGAAAAATGTATTGAATGCCTTAAGCAATTTGGTTTTCCATTGAATTTTAAAACCAATTGTTTGCCTTTTAAAGATTGA
- the purH gene encoding bifunctional phosphoribosylaminoimidazolecarboxamide formyltransferase/IMP cyclohydrolase — translation MKRYALISVSDKNGIVDFAKKLENLGFEIVSSGGTFKVLKDAGLNPVKVSDITGFPEILDGRVKTLHPKIHGGILVDMRKESHREELKKHGINNFEIVCVNLYPFKETVKKTDDVDEIIENIDIGGPTLLRASAKNFYSVAVVVDPDDYSKVVEEIEKNGEVSLDTRKKLALKALSHTASYDIAISSFFNRMLENKFPERLFLEYNLENTLRYGENPHQQAAFYSEPDFRNDELPALKKLQGKELSYNNLMDSDAAIEMVREFDEPACVIVKHANPCGIGRDNESLKIAFERAHSTDPMSAFGGIIALNREVDGELASLITKNFVEVVIAPSFTKEARGIFSKKKNLRLIQLPINSEKYPYFNIKRVRGGILLQDADTIEEDRSNWNVVTEAKPDEETFKALEFAWKVVKHVKSNAIVFCKENETLGIGAGQMSRVDSVKIAVMKANKDLNGSVLASDAFFPFRDSIDEAAKIGVKAVIQPGGSIRDKEVIEAANEHGIAMVFTGIRHFRH, via the coding sequence ATGAAAAGATACGCTTTAATTTCTGTTAGTGATAAAAACGGTATTGTTGATTTTGCAAAAAAGCTTGAAAATTTAGGCTTTGAAATAGTTTCAAGTGGGGGAACTTTTAAAGTGTTGAAAGATGCAGGGTTGAATCCCGTTAAGGTTTCTGATATTACAGGTTTCCCTGAAATACTTGACGGCAGGGTTAAAACCCTTCACCCAAAAATTCACGGTGGAATACTTGTAGATATGAGAAAAGAAAGCCATAGAGAAGAGTTGAAAAAACACGGCATTAATAACTTTGAGATAGTCTGCGTTAACCTTTACCCATTTAAAGAAACAGTTAAAAAAACAGATGATGTTGACGAGATTATTGAAAACATTGACATTGGCGGGCCAACCCTTTTAAGGGCTTCTGCAAAGAATTTTTACTCTGTTGCAGTTGTAGTTGACCCTGATGATTACTCAAAGGTTGTTGAGGAAATTGAGAAAAACGGTGAAGTGTCCCTTGATACAAGAAAGAAACTTGCATTAAAGGCTTTGTCCCATACAGCATCTTACGATATTGCAATATCCTCTTTCTTTAATAGAATGCTTGAAAATAAATTTCCTGAGAGGTTGTTTCTTGAATACAACCTTGAGAACACATTGAGGTACGGGGAGAACCCCCATCAGCAAGCTGCTTTTTACAGCGAGCCTGATTTTAGGAATGATGAATTGCCTGCTTTGAAAAAATTGCAGGGTAAGGAGTTATCATACAACAACTTAATGGATTCTGATGCTGCAATTGAAATGGTAAGGGAGTTTGATGAGCCTGCGTGCGTAATCGTAAAACATGCTAACCCCTGCGGGATAGGAAGGGATAATGAATCTTTAAAAATTGCTTTTGAAAGGGCACACTCCACTGACCCGATGTCTGCCTTTGGGGGCATTATTGCTTTAAACAGAGAGGTTGACGGTGAGCTTGCCTCTCTGATTACTAAAAATTTTGTTGAGGTTGTAATTGCCCCTTCCTTTACAAAGGAAGCAAGGGGGATTTTTTCAAAAAAGAAGAATTTAAGGCTAATCCAATTGCCCATTAACTCTGAAAAATACCCTTACTTCAACATAAAGAGAGTAAGGGGTGGAATACTTTTGCAGGATGCTGACACTATTGAAGAGGACAGAAGCAATTGGAATGTTGTAACAGAGGCAAAGCCTGATGAGGAGACATTTAAGGCTTTGGAGTTTGCATGGAAGGTTGTAAAGCATGTAAAATCAAATGCAATTGTTTTCTGCAAGGAAAATGAAACTCTTGGTATTGGGGCAGGCCAGATGAGCAGGGTTGATTCAGTTAAAATTGCCGTGATGAAGGCAAATAAGGATTTAAACGGAAGTGTGCTTGCATCTGACGCCTTCTTTCCTTTTAGAGATAGCATAGACGAAGCTGCAAAAATAGGGGTAAAGGCTGTTATTCAGCCAGGCGGTTCAATTAGGGATAAAGAGGTAATTGAGGCTGCAAATGAGCATGGAATTGCTATGGTGTTTACCGGCATCAGGCACTTCAGGCATTAA
- a CDS encoding thymidine kinase, with translation MMRHISDVGWIEVITGCMYSGKTEELIKRLRRAIIAKQSVKVFKPMIDNRYSEDKISSHNRNMLEAIVVRHSDEILPLVEENDDVIGIEEVQFFDEKIIDVCKYLADNGKRVIVAGLDQDYLGQPFENTMRLMAEAEYVTKLLAICVKCGNLANRTQRTVKKKDRIVVGSVGMYEARCRKCFDPELKNEG, from the coding sequence ATGATGAGGCACATAAGCGATGTTGGGTGGATTGAAGTTATAACAGGCTGTATGTACAGCGGAAAAACAGAGGAGTTGATAAAAAGGTTGAGAAGAGCAATTATTGCAAAGCAAAGTGTTAAGGTTTTTAAGCCAATGATTGATAACAGGTATTCTGAAGACAAGATTTCTTCCCATAACAGAAATATGTTAGAGGCTATTGTTGTTAGGCACTCAGACGAAATCCTTCCCCTTGTGGAAGAAAATGATGATGTTATAGGAATTGAGGAAGTGCAGTTTTTTGACGAAAAGATTATAGATGTTTGTAAATACCTTGCTGACAATGGCAAAAGGGTAATTGTTGCAGGGCTTGACCAGGATTACCTTGGCCAGCCTTTTGAAAATACAATGAGGCTTATGGCAGAAGCGGAATATGTTACAAAGTTGCTCGCGATATGTGTTAAGTGTGGAAACCTTGCAAATAGAACCCAGAGGACAGTAAAGAAGAAGGATAGAATTGTGGTTGGTTCAGTTGGGATGTATGAGGCAAGGTGCAGGAAGTGTTTTGACCCTGAATTGAAAAACGAAGGTTAA
- a CDS encoding alpha/beta fold hydrolase, with amino-acid sequence MKLYSETMGQGKTILFIHGFGVNTYTWRYLMPEFSKSYKCIAINLKGFGKSPKPFDNKYSFFDHLENVLKFIEENRLKDFVIVGNSYGGGLAMGIALEYKKRGIEENLKGLVLIDTMAYIQELPPFMKILTLPVISEILSILIPPSVATKNALKEVWHNYHKVTEDVVNAYKVKSIRDRYCSIKTARQILKGNIEGFVNGIKEIDTKSLIIWGDKDKIIPIKTAYKLEKDLKNSRLEIIENCGHVPQEECPEKTIEIIKNFLKEIEF; translated from the coding sequence ATGAAACTTTACAGCGAAACAATGGGACAAGGAAAAACCATTCTTTTTATTCACGGTTTTGGGGTAAACACCTATACCTGGCGCTACTTAATGCCTGAATTTTCAAAAAGTTACAAATGCATAGCAATTAATTTAAAAGGCTTTGGTAAATCCCCAAAACCATTTGATAACAAATACTCCTTCTTTGACCACCTTGAAAATGTCTTAAAATTTATAGAGGAAAATAGGTTAAAGGATTTTGTTATTGTTGGTAATTCGTACGGTGGCGGGCTTGCAATGGGAATAGCCCTTGAATACAAAAAGAGAGGAATTGAAGAAAATTTAAAAGGCCTTGTCTTAATTGACACAATGGCGTACATTCAGGAACTTCCCCCCTTTATGAAAATTTTAACCCTGCCTGTAATCAGTGAAATTCTATCAATTTTAATTCCCCCCTCTGTTGCAACAAAGAATGCCCTGAAAGAGGTGTGGCACAATTACCATAAGGTAACTGAAGATGTGGTCAATGCGTATAAGGTAAAGTCAATAAGGGATAGATACTGCTCAATAAAAACAGCAAGACAGATTTTAAAGGGAAATATTGAAGGTTTTGTAAATGGGATAAAAGAGATTGATACAAAATCCTTGATAATATGGGGAGACAAAGACAAAATTATCCCAATTAAAACTGCTTACAAACTTGAGAAAGATTTAAAGAATTCAAGACTTGAAATTATCGAAAACTGCGGGCATGTTCCTCAGGAAGAGTGCCCTGAAAAAACAATTGAAATTATTAAAAACTTCTTAAAGGAGATAGAATTTTAA
- the rlmN gene encoding 23S rRNA (adenine(2503)-C(2))-methyltransferase RlmN codes for MIITDCTFEELQENPFFSEEKPFRIKQIAQWVYTKSEFDFDNMTNLSKQFREKLKGNVEILSIEKAGANTSKDGTTKYVFKLRDGLFIESVLIPMNEGKVTFCISSQVGCAMGCKFCKTATMGFIRNLTPSEIVSQVLLLKKYANLPEKKKFNIVFMGMGEPLHNTENVFKAIQILTDKNLMDLSPRRITISTSGLIEGIKKLANFPIKVRLAISLNASKEKQREEIMPVTKGNPLSKLIDTLRKFPLSNRDRITFEYVLLKDFNDKKEDALRVYKLLKGIKYKINLIPFNPYPGSKFDKPEEKKVLEFQKILTDRGINAIIRKSKGEDISAACGMLASKTKKD; via the coding sequence ATGATAATAACTGATTGCACTTTTGAGGAATTACAAGAAAACCCCTTTTTTTCAGAAGAAAAGCCTTTCAGGATAAAACAGATAGCACAATGGGTTTATACAAAATCTGAATTTGATTTTGACAATATGACAAACCTGTCAAAGCAATTCAGAGAAAAATTAAAGGGAAATGTAGAGATTCTATCAATTGAAAAGGCTGGAGCAAACACTTCAAAGGATGGCACAACAAAGTATGTTTTCAAACTAAGAGACGGGCTTTTTATTGAATCAGTTTTAATCCCTATGAATGAAGGGAAAGTTACCTTTTGCATATCCTCCCAGGTTGGTTGCGCAATGGGGTGTAAATTCTGCAAAACAGCCACAATGGGGTTTATCAGAAACTTAACACCTTCTGAAATTGTTAGTCAGGTGCTATTACTTAAAAAATACGCAAATTTACCTGAAAAAAAGAAATTCAACATTGTATTTATGGGAATGGGGGAACCTTTACACAACACAGAAAATGTTTTTAAAGCTATACAAATTCTGACAGACAAGAACCTTATGGATTTGTCGCCAAGAAGGATAACAATTTCAACCTCTGGTTTGATTGAAGGGATAAAAAAACTTGCAAATTTTCCAATAAAGGTAAGGCTTGCAATATCGTTAAACGCCTCAAAAGAAAAACAGAGAGAAGAAATAATGCCTGTAACAAAGGGAAATCCCTTATCAAAATTGATAGATACCCTGAGAAAATTTCCCCTTTCAAACAGGGATAGAATAACCTTTGAGTATGTTCTTCTAAAAGATTTTAATGATAAGAAAGAGGATGCTTTAAGGGTTTACAAACTTTTAAAGGGGATAAAGTATAAAATAAACCTCATACCCTTTAACCCATATCCAGGAAGCAAATTTGATAAACCGGAAGAAAAGAAGGTGCTGGAATTTCAAAAGATCCTTACAGACAGGGGAATTAACGCTATTATAAGAAAATCAAAGGGAGAGGACATATCAGCTGCCTGCGGAATGCTTGCCTCAAAAACAAAAAAGGATTAA